ATCGCAGAATCGTAATTGGCTGTGTGCGCGAAAGCCTTCCTGGCGAACGCCTGCCGGGTCGCCATCGAAAGGTGTCCGTCCGTCGCATCCATTTCGCGGATCACGTCGGCATAGTCATCCGGTGTGGTCACGACGCCGACGAAGAAGTGGTTCTTTGCCGCCGCGCGCACCATGGTGGGACCACCGATGTCGATGTTCTCTATCGCCACGGACATGGACACGTTGGGGTCGGCGGTGGCTTGCTGGAATGGGTAGAGGTTTACGACAACCAGATCTATTTCCGGAATCTTGTGTGCAGCAAGCTGTTGGAGATCCCCTGAATCCGTACGACGGGCCAGGACGCCCCCATGAATACCCGGGTGAAGCGTCTTGACGCGGCCCCCCAGAATCTCAGGGAAACCGGTGATTTCGGACACATCAGCGACCGGAATTCCGGCATCGTTCAATGCCCTGGCCGTGCCGCCGGTGGAAAGGATCTCGACGCCACGTTCGCTGAGGTCTTTCGCGAATTCAACGACGCCCGTCTTGTCGAACACGGACAGGAGCGCCCGCCGAACGGGGTACAGGTCTGCAGGTTTGGGAAGTTGCTTTACGTCTATCATGCCGTGTGCGCCAGAGTTGAGTATGTCAGTGTGAGTGACTAGTTGAGATCAGGAATGATGTGCACCTTTTTGCCCTCCACCCGGACTCGAATTTCGGCTACCAGGTTCAACGCCCTCGGATACAGTTGGTGCTCGATTTCAAGAACGCGGGCAGCCAGTTCCTCAACGGAATCGCCCGGATAAACCGGGACGGGTTCCTGCAGGATGATCGGACCCGTGTCGTACTCCTCATCGACCAGGTGTACCGTGACGCCGGTCCATCGAACACCCGACTCGAGCACGGCCTCGTGCACTCGGCGGCCATACATTCCTTTGCCCCCGAACGATGGCAGCAATGCCGGGTGAATGTTAACCATCCGATGATGATACCGTCG
Above is a genomic segment from Rhodothermales bacterium containing:
- the purH gene encoding bifunctional phosphoribosylaminoimidazolecarboxamide formyltransferase/IMP cyclohydrolase (involved in de novo purine biosynthesis), which produces MIDVKQLPKPADLYPVRRALLSVFDKTGVVEFAKDLSERGVEILSTGGTARALNDAGIPVADVSEITGFPEILGGRVKTLHPGIHGGVLARRTDSGDLQQLAAHKIPEIDLVVVNLYPFQQATADPNVSMSVAIENIDIGGPTMVRAAAKNHFFVGVVTTPDDYADVIREMDATDGHLSMATRQAFARKAFAHTANYDSA
- a CDS encoding phosphoribosylglycinamide formyltransferase; translation: MNDSSAHARRARIAVFASGGGSNFQAIYDATADGTLAADVVLCVSNRSDAGVLDRASAVGIPSVVIRTKDFQDDAEYVSRLVGQLESYGVDLVALAGYLRKIPSDIVRRYHHRMVNIHPALLPSFGGKGMYGRRVHEAVLESGVRWTGVTVHLVDEEYDTGPIILQEPVPVYPGDSVEELAARVLEIEHQLYPRALNLVAEIRVRVEGKKVHIIPDLN